A single region of the Nocardioides aquaticus genome encodes:
- a CDS encoding OAM dimerization domain-containing protein has product MSIVRPYGDTTGDGMVQLSFTLPVPHSKVAEGAAAQLATKMGLDAVLVAHSRPMGPDFTFFVVYGRTHHLVDTDAVVVVERDFPLLTPKEVNAAVKESLQRRLVVVGACIGTDAHTVGIDAILNIKGFAGEKGLEYYRELRTVNLGAQVSVPELVARAQEEQADAVLVSQVVTQRDAHLLNTREMSAAFREAYPEERRPLLVVGGPRFDESMAAELGVDRVFARGTTPGEVASFLVHRLARTDAADRESQESPA; this is encoded by the coding sequence ATGAGCATCGTGCGTCCCTACGGGGACACCACCGGCGACGGGATGGTCCAGCTGAGCTTCACCCTGCCCGTGCCGCACTCCAAGGTCGCCGAGGGCGCGGCCGCGCAGCTGGCCACGAAGATGGGCCTCGACGCCGTCCTGGTCGCGCACTCGCGGCCGATGGGCCCGGACTTCACCTTCTTCGTCGTCTACGGCCGCACCCACCACCTCGTCGACACCGACGCCGTCGTGGTCGTCGAGCGCGACTTCCCGCTGCTGACGCCGAAGGAGGTCAACGCCGCGGTCAAGGAGTCGCTCCAGCGGCGGCTGGTCGTCGTCGGTGCCTGCATCGGCACCGACGCGCACACCGTCGGGATCGACGCGATCCTGAACATCAAGGGCTTCGCCGGCGAGAAGGGGCTGGAGTACTACCGCGAGCTGCGCACGGTGAACCTGGGCGCGCAGGTCTCGGTGCCCGAGCTGGTCGCCCGCGCCCAGGAGGAGCAGGCCGACGCCGTGCTGGTCTCCCAGGTCGTCACCCAGCGCGACGCGCACCTGCTGAACACCCGTGAGATGTCCGCGGCCTTCCGGGAGGCCTACCCCGAGGAGCGGCGCCCGCTGCTCGTGGTCGGCGGCCCGCGCTTCGACGAGTCGATGGCCGCCGAGCTCGGGGTCGACCGCGTCTTCGCGCGGGGGACCACGCCGGGGGAGGTGGCCTCGTTCCTGGTCCACCGCCTCGCTCGGACCGACGCCGCGGACCGGGAGAGCCAGGAGAGCCCCGCATGA
- a CDS encoding L-erythro-3,5-diaminohexanoate dehydrogenase: MTSATSGTTTPERVGDPVGLHRVLDPDPATTRVLPQAAWRLDTRPVLWDDEVRVRVERLNLDAASFRQLREEHGTGEAVRAAVLAIVQERGKMQNPVTGSGGMLVGTVEEVGLGSTLGLEVGDRVATLVSLTLTPLVVEDGLARWDGEGEQVPCDGYAVLFGRSVAARLPDDLPAALSLSVMDVCGAPALTTRVCAEHLARTGTGPVVAVVGGAGKSGSLSLAAAREAGATRTIGVVPHEQEAARLRAAGLADVVAVADARDPVALRDAVADAGGPADVTVVCVDVPGCEGGAVLATADGGTVVFFSMATSFPAAALGAEGLAADVRMLVGNGYAPGHADLALDLLRRHDGVRRLFEERG, encoded by the coding sequence ATGACCAGCGCGACGAGCGGCACGACGACCCCGGAGCGCGTGGGCGACCCCGTCGGCCTCCACCGCGTCCTCGACCCCGACCCCGCGACGACCCGGGTGCTGCCGCAGGCCGCCTGGCGGCTGGACACCCGTCCCGTGCTCTGGGACGACGAGGTCCGGGTGCGCGTGGAGCGGCTCAACCTGGACGCCGCGTCCTTCCGCCAGCTGCGCGAGGAGCACGGCACCGGGGAGGCGGTCCGCGCCGCCGTGCTCGCGATCGTGCAGGAGCGCGGCAAGATGCAGAACCCGGTCACCGGGTCGGGCGGCATGCTGGTCGGCACCGTCGAGGAGGTCGGGCTCGGCTCGACCCTCGGGCTGGAGGTGGGCGACCGGGTCGCCACGCTGGTCTCCCTGACCCTGACGCCGCTGGTCGTCGAGGACGGCCTGGCCCGCTGGGACGGCGAGGGCGAGCAGGTGCCCTGCGACGGCTACGCCGTGCTGTTCGGCCGCTCCGTGGCCGCCCGGCTGCCCGACGACCTCCCCGCCGCGCTGAGCCTGTCGGTGATGGACGTCTGCGGCGCCCCCGCCCTGACCACCCGGGTCTGCGCCGAGCACCTCGCCCGCACCGGCACCGGTCCGGTCGTCGCGGTCGTCGGCGGGGCCGGCAAGTCCGGGTCGCTGAGCCTGGCCGCGGCCCGCGAGGCCGGCGCCACCCGCACGATCGGGGTGGTGCCCCACGAGCAGGAGGCCGCCCGGCTGCGCGCCGCCGGTCTTGCCGACGTCGTCGCGGTCGCCGACGCCCGCGACCCCGTCGCGCTGCGCGACGCCGTCGCCGACGCCGGTGGACCGGCCGACGTCACGGTCGTGTGCGTCGACGTGCCCGGCTGCGAGGGCGGGGCCGTGCTGGCCACCGCCGACGGCGGCACGGTGGTCTTCTTCTCGATGGCGACCTCGTTCCCCGCCGCGGCCCTGGGCGCCGAGGGCCTGGCCGCCGACGTGCGGATGCTGGTCGGCAACGGCTACGCCCCCGGCCACGCCGACCTGGCCCTGGACCTGCTGCGACGCCACGACGGCGTACGACGTCTCTTCGAGGAGCGCGGATGA
- a CDS encoding Lrp/AsnC family transcriptional regulator, which produces MEPTDRKILQLLARDGRMSFTDLGKATGLSTSAVHQRVKRLEQRGLILGYGATVNHAEMGRPLTAFISIRPIDPASPDDVPQRLEHVEEIESCWSVAGQESYILKIRVATPADLEDLLALIRAAANVSTRTTIVLSTAYENRPVD; this is translated from the coding sequence GTGGAGCCCACCGACCGCAAGATCCTCCAGCTCCTGGCCCGCGACGGCCGGATGTCCTTCACCGACCTGGGGAAGGCGACCGGGCTGTCCACCTCGGCGGTGCACCAGCGGGTCAAGCGGCTCGAGCAGCGCGGGCTGATCCTCGGCTACGGCGCCACGGTCAACCACGCCGAGATGGGCCGGCCGTTGACCGCCTTCATCTCGATCCGCCCGATCGACCCGGCCTCGCCGGACGACGTCCCGCAGCGCCTCGAGCACGTCGAGGAGATCGAGTCCTGCTGGTCGGTGGCCGGCCAGGAGTCCTACATCCTCAAGATCCGGGTCGCGACGCCGGCCGACCTCGAGGACCTGCTGGCCCTGATCCGCGCCGCGGCCAACGTCTCCACCCGCACCACGATCGTGCTCTCGACGGCCTACGAGAACCGCCCCGTCGACTGA
- a CDS encoding 5'-3' exonuclease, which yields MTAPAPRLMLLDTASMYFRAFFGVPDIAGPDGTPVNAVRGLLDFVSRLVTDYQPTHLVCCWDDDWRPQWRVDLLPTYKAHRVVEEVETAPDVEEVPDPLGVQVPIIQQVLAAFGITVIGAPGYEADDVIGTLATGAGMPVDVVTGDRDLFQLVDDDAEVRVLYIARGVGRHERVDDAWVVAKYDVHARQYADFATLRGDASDGLPGVSGVGDKTAASLLGRHGDLAGIVAAAHDPDSGMAAGPRRKVKDAADYLAVAPRVVAVARELDLDRSHLELPRSPADPDRLAALSEQYGLDSPVARLTAALARD from the coding sequence ATGACCGCCCCTGCGCCGCGCCTGATGCTGCTCGACACCGCCTCGATGTACTTCCGCGCCTTCTTCGGCGTGCCCGACATCGCCGGCCCCGACGGCACCCCGGTCAACGCCGTGCGAGGGCTGCTGGACTTCGTCTCCCGGCTGGTCACCGACTACCAGCCGACCCACCTGGTCTGCTGCTGGGACGACGACTGGCGTCCGCAGTGGCGGGTCGACCTGCTGCCGACCTACAAGGCGCACCGCGTGGTCGAGGAGGTCGAGACCGCCCCCGACGTCGAGGAGGTCCCGGACCCGCTCGGGGTGCAGGTGCCGATCATCCAGCAGGTGCTGGCGGCCTTCGGCATCACCGTGATCGGCGCCCCGGGCTACGAGGCCGACGACGTGATCGGCACGCTCGCCACCGGCGCCGGGATGCCGGTGGACGTGGTCACCGGCGACCGCGACCTGTTCCAGCTCGTCGACGACGACGCGGAGGTCCGGGTGCTCTACATCGCCCGCGGCGTCGGGCGCCACGAGCGCGTCGACGACGCCTGGGTGGTCGCGAAGTACGACGTCCACGCCCGTCAGTACGCCGACTTCGCCACCCTGCGCGGTGACGCCTCCGACGGTCTGCCCGGCGTCTCCGGCGTCGGCGACAAGACCGCCGCCTCCCTGCTCGGCCGCCACGGCGACCTGGCCGGCATCGTCGCCGCCGCCCACGACCCCGACTCGGGCATGGCCGCCGGGCCCCGTCGCAAGGTCAAGGACGCCGCCGACTACCTCGCGGTCGCCCCGCGCGTGGTCGCGGTGGCCCGGGAGCTGGACCTCGACCGCTCCCACCTGGAGCTGCCACGGTCCCCGGCCGACCCGGACCGCCTGGCCGCCCTGTCGGAGCAGTACGGCCTCGACTCCCCCGTCGCGCGCCTCACCGCCGCCCTCGCCCGCGACTGA
- a CDS encoding KamA family radical SAM protein, with protein sequence MSIETSIGLETGQPYPYRAPELVEPDWTRFPGWRDVTVAEWESVQWQRSHCVKNPAQLKAVLGDLVADSFYADLERDQAERATMSMLLPPQMLNTMAPHQTPGRPGSLTEAFHADPVRHYMLPVFSDRRTDWPSHPYSTRDSLHEHDMWVTEGLTHRYPTKVLAELLPTCPQYCGHCTRMDLVGNSTPTVEKLKLTGKPNDRLVAMLDYLRRTPGVRDVVVSGGDVANMPWPRLEAFLTSLLEIESVRDVRMATKALVGLPQHWLQPEVIAGVERVSTLARERGVSLAMHTHANHAASVTPLVARATRAMLDAGLRDVRNQGVILDGVNADPHALLDLCFALLDGAQIMPYYFYLCDMIPFAEHWRTSVADAQRLQTAIMGYLPGFATPRLVCDVPFVGKRWVHQLASYDTVHGVSRWTKNYRTSIEASDPEALTRTYPYYDPIHTLPEDGQRWWAENVAPDSGSMTPAQAAAMSRRAAALQAT encoded by the coding sequence ATGAGCATCGAGACCTCCATCGGCCTGGAGACCGGCCAGCCGTACCCGTACCGCGCCCCGGAGCTCGTCGAGCCCGACTGGACCCGCTTCCCGGGGTGGCGCGACGTCACGGTCGCGGAGTGGGAGTCGGTGCAGTGGCAGCGCTCGCACTGCGTGAAGAACCCCGCCCAGCTGAAGGCGGTGCTGGGCGACCTCGTGGCGGACTCCTTCTACGCCGACCTCGAGCGCGACCAGGCCGAGCGGGCCACGATGTCGATGCTGCTGCCGCCGCAGATGCTCAACACGATGGCGCCGCACCAGACCCCTGGCCGGCCCGGGTCGCTGACCGAGGCCTTCCACGCCGACCCGGTGCGGCACTACATGCTGCCGGTCTTCTCCGACCGGCGCACGGACTGGCCCTCGCACCCGTACTCGACGCGCGACTCCCTGCACGAGCACGACATGTGGGTGACCGAGGGCCTCACCCACCGCTACCCGACCAAGGTGCTGGCCGAGCTGCTGCCGACCTGCCCGCAGTACTGCGGGCACTGCACGCGGATGGACCTCGTCGGGAACTCCACCCCGACGGTCGAGAAGCTGAAGCTCACCGGCAAGCCGAACGACCGCCTGGTCGCGATGCTGGACTACCTGCGCCGCACCCCGGGCGTCCGCGACGTCGTCGTCTCCGGCGGCGACGTCGCCAACATGCCGTGGCCCCGGCTCGAGGCGTTCCTGACCTCGCTGCTCGAGATCGAGTCGGTCCGGGACGTCCGGATGGCCACCAAGGCGCTGGTCGGGCTCCCCCAGCACTGGCTGCAGCCCGAGGTGATCGCCGGCGTCGAGCGCGTCTCGACCCTGGCCCGCGAGCGGGGCGTCTCCCTGGCGATGCACACCCACGCCAACCACGCCGCGTCGGTGACCCCGCTGGTGGCCCGGGCGACCCGGGCGATGCTGGACGCCGGCCTGCGCGACGTGCGCAACCAGGGCGTCATCCTCGACGGCGTCAACGCCGACCCGCACGCGCTGCTCGACCTGTGCTTCGCCCTGCTCGACGGCGCGCAGATCATGCCGTACTACTTCTACCTCTGCGACATGATCCCGTTCGCCGAGCACTGGCGGACCTCGGTCGCCGACGCCCAGCGGCTGCAGACCGCGATCATGGGCTACCTGCCCGGGTTCGCCACCCCGCGACTGGTCTGCGACGTGCCGTTCGTCGGCAAGCGCTGGGTGCACCAGCTGGCGTCGTACGACACCGTGCACGGCGTCTCGCGGTGGACCAAGAACTACCGCACCTCGATCGAGGCCAGCGACCCCGAGGCGCTGACGCGCACCTACCCCTACTACGACCCGATCCACACGCTGCCCGAGGACGGCCAGCGCTGGTGGGCCGAGAACGTCGCGCCCGACTCGGGGTCGATGACGCCCGCGCAGGCGGCCGCCATGTCGCGGCGTGCGGCCGCGCTGCAGGCGACCTGA
- a CDS encoding lysine 5,6-aminomutase subunit alpha produces the protein MSTTTTTTTTTRTTTAPRASKLHLDPDLVARARGLAAEAGEPIVDLARSHTTVSVERATLRLAGLAGADPEGTPWANRLLDVVRADLGEEALSHGVALPVWDALVRGEADDLATLAARASAGSVRFRLPTGADATRARTAATDAVAVGVARMDARRNERDHLVATVGDAPRQPWIYLIVATGDIYEDIPQAQQAAREGADVIAVIRSTGQSLLDFVPEGATREGFAGTYATQENFRLMRAALDETGRELGRYIRLTNYASGLCMPEIAVLAGLERLDMMLNDSMYGILFRDINPVRTFVDQRFSRQVHARAGIIINTGEDNYLTTADAIEAAHTVTTSQLLNEYFAREAGLEDWQLGLGHAFEIDPAVPDSFRLELAHALLARELFPTAPLKWMPPTRHMTGDIFRGYLLDGFFNLAGALTGQGILLVGMMTEAVVTPWLSDRDLALQNVRYVMEAAGSLHEDFHPAPDGVIANRARHVLGESIDLLGRIVAHDGTGSTGGLLAAIADGTFGLMKRPADAGRGLDGVAETAPGYCNPARELLETGTGVGA, from the coding sequence ATGAGCACCACCACGACCACCACGACCACCACGAGGACGACCACGGCGCCCCGCGCCAGCAAGCTGCACCTCGACCCGGACCTGGTCGCGCGGGCCCGCGGCCTGGCCGCCGAGGCCGGGGAACCGATCGTGGACCTCGCCCGGAGCCACACCACCGTCTCGGTCGAGCGTGCCACGCTGCGCCTGGCCGGGCTGGCCGGCGCCGACCCGGAGGGCACGCCCTGGGCGAACCGGCTGCTCGACGTCGTGCGGGCCGACCTGGGGGAGGAGGCCCTGTCGCACGGCGTGGCCCTCCCGGTCTGGGACGCGCTGGTCCGCGGCGAGGCCGACGACCTCGCCACGCTGGCCGCCCGGGCCTCCGCGGGGTCCGTCCGGTTCCGGCTGCCCACCGGGGCCGACGCCACCCGCGCCCGGACCGCGGCCACGGACGCGGTGGCCGTCGGCGTGGCCCGGATGGACGCCCGTCGCAACGAGCGCGACCACCTCGTCGCCACCGTCGGCGACGCACCCCGGCAGCCCTGGATCTACCTGATCGTGGCGACCGGCGACATCTACGAGGACATCCCCCAGGCCCAGCAGGCCGCCCGCGAGGGCGCCGACGTGATCGCCGTGATCCGCTCCACCGGGCAGAGCCTGCTGGACTTCGTGCCGGAGGGCGCGACCCGGGAGGGCTTCGCGGGCACCTACGCCACGCAGGAGAACTTCCGGCTGATGCGGGCCGCGCTCGACGAGACCGGCCGCGAGCTGGGCCGCTACATCCGGCTGACCAACTACGCCTCCGGGCTCTGCATGCCCGAGATCGCCGTCCTGGCCGGCCTCGAGCGGCTCGACATGATGCTCAACGACTCGATGTACGGGATCCTGTTCCGCGACATCAACCCGGTGCGGACCTTCGTCGACCAGCGGTTCAGCCGCCAGGTCCACGCCCGGGCCGGGATCATCATCAACACCGGCGAGGACAACTACCTCACCACCGCCGACGCCATCGAGGCCGCGCACACGGTCACCACCAGCCAGCTGCTCAACGAGTACTTCGCCCGGGAGGCCGGCCTGGAGGACTGGCAGCTCGGACTGGGCCACGCCTTCGAGATCGACCCCGCCGTGCCCGACTCCTTCCGGCTCGAGCTCGCGCACGCCCTGCTCGCGCGTGAGCTGTTCCCGACCGCGCCGCTGAAGTGGATGCCGCCCACGCGGCACATGACCGGCGACATCTTCCGCGGCTACCTGCTCGACGGCTTCTTCAACCTCGCCGGCGCGCTGACCGGGCAGGGCATCCTGCTGGTCGGGATGATGACGGAGGCCGTGGTGACGCCGTGGCTCTCCGACCGCGACCTGGCGCTGCAGAACGTGCGCTACGTGATGGAGGCCGCCGGGTCGCTGCACGAGGACTTCCACCCGGCACCCGACGGCGTGATCGCCAACCGCGCCCGCCACGTACTGGGGGAGTCGATCGACCTGCTGGGCAGGATCGTGGCGCACGACGGCACGGGGTCGACCGGCGGCCTGCTCGCCGCGATCGCCGACGGGACCTTCGGGCTGATGAAGCGCCCGGCCGACGCGGGGCGGGGCCTGGACGGCGTCGCCGAGACGGCCCCGGGCTACTGCAACCCCGCGCGGGAGCTGCTCGAGACCGGGACGGGGGTCGGCGCATGA
- a CDS encoding hotdog domain-containing protein has product MSQHPAPDGSPVGTRVVHRRYVPYSHAHYAGNLVDGAYSLGLFGDVATELSIRVDGDEGLFASYDDVQFKAPVRAGDVLEVEAVLVRAGTRSRRLELEVRVVARGEPTAERPGAARVLAEPLVATTATGTVVVPG; this is encoded by the coding sequence ATGAGCCAGCACCCCGCACCGGACGGGTCGCCGGTCGGCACCCGCGTCGTGCACCGCCGCTACGTGCCCTACAGCCACGCCCACTACGCCGGCAACCTGGTCGACGGGGCCTACAGCCTCGGGCTCTTCGGCGACGTCGCCACCGAGCTGTCGATCCGGGTCGACGGCGACGAGGGGCTCTTCGCCTCCTACGACGACGTCCAGTTCAAGGCGCCGGTCCGGGCCGGCGACGTGCTCGAGGTCGAGGCCGTCCTCGTGCGCGCCGGCACCCGGTCGCGCCGCCTCGAGCTCGAGGTACGCGTGGTCGCGCGGGGCGAGCCCACCGCCGAGCGGCCCGGGGCGGCCCGCGTGCTCGCCGAGCCGCTGGTGGCGACCACCGCGACCGGCACCGTGGTCGTCCCGGGCTGA